The following are encoded together in the Pseudomonas xantholysinigenes genome:
- a CDS encoding phosphatase PAP2/dual specificity phosphatase family protein, with product MAREAGLIRRGILWLLLLGPFFFLSYGLANTYTAGRDDIGSLVFAWERHMPLWPWTIIPYWSIDLLYGLSFLLPRTRQEMDRHALALLYAQLICVACFLLWPLRFTFERPELSGLFGWLFDVLMGFDKPYNQAPSLHIALLVIIWTMFARHVRQPLWRGLTHLWMGLIGLSVLTTWQHHFIDLPTGALAGFVCLWLWPRQGALPWQAARIARDPKRWRLTLRYGLGAMLLALIACKLGHAALWLLWPALSLLLVGMNYAVFGAAGFQKDADGRLSIAATCLLAPYLLAAWVNSRLWTWRHPQPDEVCDGVHLGRLPGRSEASSFVSIVDLCAELPAPPLPRHYHNLPTLDLIAPDSQLLAQAARAIEDMRQHGPLLVCCALGYSRSASAVAAWLLLSGRCNNVEQAEALIRNARPGVVLHPAHRLALQQLEAHP from the coding sequence ATGGCCCGTGAAGCCGGACTGATTCGCCGGGGCATCCTGTGGCTGTTGCTGCTGGGGCCGTTCTTCTTCCTCAGTTATGGCCTGGCCAATACCTATACCGCCGGACGCGACGATATCGGCAGCCTGGTGTTCGCCTGGGAACGGCACATGCCGCTATGGCCGTGGACGATCATCCCGTACTGGTCGATCGACCTGCTCTACGGCTTGTCGTTCCTGTTGCCGCGCACACGCCAGGAGATGGACCGCCATGCCCTGGCGTTGCTCTACGCACAACTGATCTGTGTCGCCTGCTTCCTACTGTGGCCGCTGCGCTTCACCTTCGAGCGGCCCGAGCTGTCCGGGCTGTTCGGCTGGTTGTTCGATGTGCTGATGGGTTTCGACAAGCCCTACAACCAGGCGCCGTCGTTGCATATCGCGCTGTTGGTGATCATCTGGACGATGTTCGCCCGGCATGTGCGCCAGCCGCTGTGGCGAGGATTGACGCACCTGTGGATGGGCCTGATTGGCTTGTCGGTGCTAACCACCTGGCAGCACCACTTCATCGACCTGCCGACCGGGGCACTGGCCGGTTTCGTCTGCCTGTGGTTGTGGCCACGGCAGGGGGCGCTGCCTTGGCAGGCAGCGCGGATCGCTCGCGACCCAAAGCGCTGGCGGCTGACACTACGTTACGGGCTGGGGGCCATGCTGCTCGCGTTGATCGCGTGCAAACTCGGGCATGCGGCCTTGTGGTTGCTGTGGCCCGCCCTCTCGCTGCTGCTGGTAGGGATGAACTACGCCGTATTCGGGGCAGCGGGCTTTCAGAAGGACGCAGATGGCCGGCTGTCCATTGCCGCGACTTGCTTGCTGGCGCCCTATCTGCTGGCCGCCTGGGTAAACTCGCGGCTGTGGACCTGGCGACATCCCCAGCCGGATGAAGTGTGTGACGGCGTGCACCTCGGGCGCCTGCCCGGGCGCAGCGAAGCCTCGTCGTTCGTCAGCATCGTCGACTTGTGCGCCGAACTGCCGGCGCCCCCGTTGCCACGCCATTACCACAACCTGCCAACACTCGACCTGATCGCCCCCGACAGCCAATTGCTGGCACAAGCCGCCAGGGCCATCGAAGACATGCGCCAACATGGCCCACTGCTGGTCTGCTGCGCCCTGGGCTACTCCCGCAGTGCCAGCGCGGTGGCCGCCTGGCTGCTGCTCAGTGGCCGCTGCAACAATGTTGAACAGGCCGAAGCGCTGATTCGTAACGCCCGCCCCGGCGTGGTCCTGCACCCGGCCCATCGCCTCGCTCTGCAACAACTGGAAGCCCACCCATGA